The genomic stretch GAGGCCTTTTGCTGCACCATAAGCAATTTTAACTCTCTGATTCCAGGTAAGAACTGGACCTGGCTCAGCACCTTGTACACCTTTTCTACCTACAACAAAACATCCAACAATCAACTATGATCTTGCACACATTTGATGCCTTTTGTATCTAAAGCATTAGTCGTTTGTGCAGCGTACTATTAGTGAAGTTCCGCAATCATGTAAAGTAATTTTAACAGTTCAGTTTGACATACCATGTAATACATCATGTAGAGAGCCCATAGCTGCAAACTCGTATACCAAGATACGATTGTTTGCTTCTAGACAATACCCCATAAGAGTCGCAAAATGCTCATGCTTAAGTCTTGAAACCATTGATAACTGCATAGATAGAAAAAGTAAATTGCATGTAGTATGTCCTTGCCacaaaaagaagagagaaatgcCATTATTAGGAAATTCACCTGGGCTGTAAAGTCAGAATCTGGTTCTGATGAAGAACTAGTATCCAACTTTTTAATTGCTGCTTGCTGCCCATAGCTTAATTTAGCAAAAAATACGCGTCCATAAGATCCCTCTCCAATCAAAGCTTTCTGACCAAAATTACCAGTCAATTTATTTAGCTCATCCAATGGCACAACCGGTATCTCAATTGGTAAAACTTTCTGCGCAGTTCCAGTTTTTGCACCACCCCTTGGCTCTCCTCTATCACTGGCTACAACACCAAAAAAGCTAAACTTTGATATACAAAATACTGGTTTTAGGAGAAGAAAGGGATGGTTCTTCTTTCAAGCAAAAAGgtcagcccggtgcactaagctcctgctatgcgcggggtccggggaaaGGTCGGACCATAAGGGTCTATTATACACAACCTTACCCtgtatttctgcaagagactTTTTTcacagctcgaacccgtgacctcctggtcacagtGCAGCAAATTCATGATATCCTGCTAGTTCATGTAGATAAGGCACAAACTTGCATAACAAACAATGTGATGCTATATCTATTTTTTCTAAAGTAATATTCTAGCTTAATATAGGCAGTTTGATCCCAAAACTATAAAGCTATATATAGCTAAGATAATTCTTTCAAGTATATGAAAAGCGAGGGTAGGAGAGCAAATAACATACCCCTACCCAGTGTTTAAATTAAACCTAAATAGTTTAATAGTTGCAAACTAAAATGAGAATATATATCACTTAACCATGATtaaatgataaaagtgtataTACAAGATGCATGTCTTTGTAGTTATTGATTTGGAGTAAACATTGGGTCCAGGTAAAAAAAATTCGAGTAGGAGCATACCACCACCGTAGGGATTGCCGGCTCCAGGAGGGGCTGTATTTTGGTTAGACGGCGGACCACCGCTGTATACGTCTTCTTCTCCACCTCCACAACACGACATTGTCGTTCAATTATGGAAGGCACAATCTCTCTTCCCAAATGCTGCTTTTATTAATCCATATAAATTGCAATGCTTCCGTGTAAAATATTATATGCTACGCAGCAATTTCCtatgaaaaatttaaaaacataTTGTTTAAAATACAGTTccaacaattaaaaaaaaatatatgtaacaAAAAACCAATAAGACATATGGAGTATTTAGTCGTTGAAAGCTGACAATCACGAAAGGGAAGCACCGGAGAAAAGAAAATCGTTGTGCTTTATCCCGTTGAACCAAACATGTTAatttgttttaggtgttttactAACTAATTTACAGAATAATTATAAGGAAAATATTAAAATGATAAATAGGAGAAATATTACGTACCAAATTTTTTATGGAAAACACCAATCTATCTTGGAAAATGAATCTGGAAAAGGGGGAGACGGAAAGGAGATGGAAGattgaaaaacaaagaaaaaggagaaGGGAGTTGCTTTTCATGGCTGCAtttctctttcttgttttttttttttttttttttttttgttgctaaaTTTCTCTGTTTCTACTATATTATGGATCTTTGGTAGATTTCAAAAAAGGATTTTTCTGTTTTAAACGGGAAAGTCGCATGGACTCATTTAACCGCTAAAAACTAACACATTTCTACATACATACATGAAGTTTTTCCTTTTCCCCTTACTTTTTCGTATTCAAACTATAACAAATGTATTGACAAGGTAAATTACAGTGTTATTTGTAACGATCTGGTCGCtcgttctgagagttatagcccAATTTTTCCCATCTATGcttatttatgtgttgttcagctgtattgaattgtatcgagttggtaggtttgggttcggagtagttttcgagtgaaatgaacacttagtttcttagttagaaagctaagttacaaaagtcaaccggaagttgacttatgagtaaacgaattcagatttggatttttatgattcgattagcttcgttgggtgattttagacttaggagtatgtccataatataatttggaggtccgtggtagaattaggcttgaattggcgaaagttggaagtttagaagttcttaggcttgaatccgagattgatttggtgttttgatgttgttttgggtttttcgaaggtttgactaagttcgggtagtgatatatgacttgttggaattattttttgaggtcccgagggccttgagTGAGTtccggataggtttgggttgtgtcgcgctcgtttttttttgttttgatgtcgtttcttcaagcataaatgatatcatattgaacaaatgagctctgatttctgtttttgattgaagcattagatctgtatcgtaattacgtACCCGTAGCAacaaagaatcatcgaatttggacatcatatgaggattttatggtcattttactaagaattaggttgccagatttttcagattaattacgaaattactATTGACAGCGTATTTAAAAATatgcactatttgcaaatataaaaacctacatatctcattcattataaagtcaaattgagtgattcaaaagcctaacttggctagaatttcacaagaaatccatTAGAGGCATAAAATACGAGTTTCGGGATTGTTTGGCAGGAGAAACGAGTCAAAATAACTGGCAAAAAAATTAGGGGTTGCtcattcggtcatattttgagttggggagctcggatttgggcgattttcaccatagggattgggataagtgttctTTACTCGGTtttagttatatttcatgaatccatcttcatttttgggatttgattgatgatttcaaagtgaaattgagggagttagggcttgagtttttgaGAGTTTTAggtagggatttgagggaccaaacggagtccaattttgataaattttatatggatAGACTCGGGAGAGGATGAGGTTTATTATTTTGCCATTTTTGactgattctgagatgtgggcccgaggccAAGTTTTGGCCGATTTCGAATTTTTGgcctatttttgtagtttttattgtggaattcgaTTCTCTAGCCATGTTGATAATTTTATTCTGATTATAGTTAGATTCGGAGTTTTTAAAGACCGAGTCCAGagacgagggcatcccagagTAGGATTTTACgttgttgaggtaagtaacagttttaactctggctttgagggtataaacccggagAATTTTATATCATGTGATTGTGTGGAGGTAATACCCATGCTAGGTTACGGCCGTGTAGGTGTACACCGCGAgtgattgagacttggtccgtcccgtgaggcTGTGAGGCCTGATGGCTATCATttgtggttatgtgtttacttgttattgaACTTGATTGTCTTCATGTTAGcgatcatgcttaggctttattcatgctcacattatttgtactcagtcatagaaattattgtatatatttacctcagtctctattatttgctatatatgttgtgatacttgatgtgggttgtgtttccttatttgttgatgatggtgaggctagtgaggtacatgattgagtaaGTCCGAGGGCCTGGTTATGCGgatattgataccatagcgcgtgagttgtccgcgtagcacgttAGTTGACTGTGCgggtccaggtattgataccatagcgtGTGAGTTATCcgcatagcgcgtgagttgttcgcgtagcacgtgagttgaccgtgcggatctaggtattgatatgatggcacgtgagttgtccgtactTAGCTcttgggctttgggagcccctccgGTGTCTATACAAACCTCTAGTGAGCGCAGAGTATTGAGTAtattgagtgttgagtgttgagtgctgactgcgagtgctgagtgatggagtgacattgctgtgaggttgcatttacttttgttgttgctgcatttatctgttaaatttctttgtggcatttactgagtcatggaatttacctgtttattcttgttatttttaaaattgtgaaaaataaataattggactgttttTCTTAGCTTGTCACTACTGCttagttccttagttatttctgttacttctGAGTCAGTTATACCCATACTACACcttgcactttatgtgcagattcaggtgagTTAGAGTGCGGCGATCGTTGATTTCAGGTCGGCTATCtatggagattgcaaggtagctgtcagcgtccgcaggaccttgttactccttttgtcatttcttcttttggacagttagatagtttatatatcttaatttataattttaaacgctcatgacttagtgacacccggatgtttggggctcgtttctgtatttttctatattatatttagagatgatttagtttatgagaaatttaaatgttgaaatattttattaatttcttaTAATCGATTTAGTAGTAGTATTTTGGGAAGTAGGCCTTAAAAATCACTTTCAGCAtcaccttgatttgtgtgcgcagtccggacgcgtagccggaaagccattatgtcaaaaattttgaaaaatgatgaattttgactttaaaatgaatttaagttgactttggttaaTATTATGGCTAAaaggacccggacccgtgatttgacggccctggaggatccgtaggaaaatatgggacttgggcatatgccgggaatcgaattctgaggttccaagcccgagaaatgatttttttaaagaaaattattttctagaatatttatgagtttttgaaaatgaaatgtgtttaaaacttgatggtatcgcgcccgtattttggttctaatgcccggtacaggtcttatatgtggtttaagataagtctatgaaatttggtaataaacggacttgagatgacgtgaatcggatcgtatttgagaaaattaaaaaattggaagttcttaagaaatttcatcattttgatgttaaattcatagttgttgatgttatttcagtgatttgaatgcacgagcaagtccgtatgatgtttttagggtggtgggcatgtttggtttggagccccgagggctcagttgagttttggataggccacggagtagaATTGGACTTGGAAAAAATAGCAGGTTTCAGTTGTTCTATTGCAAGCCTACAGgcttctcgcaaatgcgagggctgggtcgcaaatgcgaactagccCAGGCTAGCattccctcgcaaatgcgagttttccatcgcaaatgcgatgcaccCCCAGTTACTgctgtatcgcaaatgcgacttcgcatttgcgagaggtctatcgcaaatgcgacattttgttcgcaaatgcgaaggtctcaGAATTCTGAAGGAATTGCGACATTAGAGACCTGTAAACTCATAACTTAGACAAATTTCaatcatttttcacactctttcaaaaccaaaacaccctaggtcgatttttcaaaggcaacttcttctccaaatcaattgtaagtcaattttaacttgttttcttcaatcattaacatcttaacaacttttcacatgatttcaactcaaaaatcaatgattttcatgggggaaattgagtgttttgggtggGACCTAGgctttttaaaaattggggatttggacctcgatttgaggtccgatttcaaaacaaattatatatttgagtttgtgggggaatgagtaatcgggttttggttcgaacctcgggttttgaccatgtgggtccgggggcgatttttgactttttggataaaactttagaaaacttattttcatgcattagaattgattcatttaacgTTTATTGATGtcattaagtaacttgtggctagatacgagcgaattagtggtggaattaagaggtaaaacgatagtagagacttgaattgtgttcgtggcatcgaggtaagtgtttggtctaatcttagcttgagggattaagagtcgagttctatttgctatgtggtatttgtcgagtatgacgtataggcatggtgacgagtatctatacgttggtgtaaagcatgcccgtgagtcttatattgtgattattctgactttgttgtattattcatgctttgttgatgatttctattgttgggcaaagtttgtggaaataattgtgacatttgaacattgaggaacGTTGGATCAAGTTGTATAataaaatgtgaaagtataagtggtaattgaatcttttggagcattggctcaagttgtgaagtgagttgtgaggTAAAAGTGAGGAAAAGAAGAGAATTATTACGCggcctcccttgccgggatattgttgccattgatgttatctcccttgccgggatgttgatgttccttttgatgttgttcccttactaggacttgattgttgaactattgtttcCTTGTCGgaattcttattgtaatttcatttatgcccttgccctattatttgtgattgttgtttgggtgagaaagagtgtcAAAGTACgcagggtgatgtcgtgtattgttttggtaagagtgtgttaaagcacgaagggtgatgccgtatatgatttgtgaggaaagagtgtaaagcacgaagggtgatttcgtgccgcatgatgtaccattctttgccgattatattgattatatggtgaggacgagagtaaaagcacgaagggtgatgccgtgcacattttcattacttgattgctttggtgaggacgagagtaaaagcacgaagggtgatgtcgtgcacttattgatttctgattctttattgatatctgagatatgttgtttctttcaattacctgatgtctttctattctaagttgatagttcccccgcagcatgttacccctcacatacttgactgtatattaatGTTCTTCTTTTTCGCTGTAtttagttaaattgcacaggtttatttggtagcactgtgtgcagatcccggagcagcggcttttggaccgtagattgggtggctaccttcagtccacgcggagatccaaggtagttctgcaggcgtccgcagaccctggcgtctccctctatccctttacttatgtttcatttacttagttcagaaacagtgtatcttttatcttttagactttgtatgtagtattcttagatcgtctgtgaaactgtgacaccagttctgagtggtcgaggctcaaacagttgtatGAGATTCATATTTTAGATAGTTTACTGTATTTCTTCCACTTATCGTAATTTCCGCTGTCTAtacgttattgctttataattgttaaagaatataaactGGAAAAagggtaatttgttcaaacagtcggcttgcctagctcacattagtaggcgtcatcacgactcccgatggtggaaaatccggatcgtgacagtaGGCTTGTCTTGTAAcgcgataggcaccatcacgaccatggttagattttgggtcgtgacattaaaaTACATATTTCTTGCCATCAAGCGACAAACAGCTTTTCCAAATCTTGCTTTTAGTCTATCCCACTCTAAAATTTTCATTATCTTCTTAGCTAACACTGATAAATATCCGTTAAAAATAGATTGTCACCACAAGTCCATAACAAATCAGAATCATTCTCAGCGGGTTCATTTTTTCCTATTAATTGGTAAGAAATAACCCAAAGAAGAATAAATTAACTTTATTTCATGCAAATTAGGTAGTGTATACCTTTTACATCAGAGTAGAGTATGACTTATATGCTATCTTCATAAGAGATCCTGAGCTGATATATGATACACAACATATGCAAAAAGGCAAAGGATAACATACTTAAGAGCTCACTGTACAATTAATTGCCTAGGCACTACTAATTAACTTCTCTAATGCTCCTTCCATATACGACCTGTGACTTTCAATGTAAGCTCTTGTCCATTATTCCCACCAGAAAAGAAAAGTGCCAAGCTTCTTGGAATAATAAGTCCATCTTGACAGTCGCGAACTTTTCTGTGGCTGTCTCGGATACTCCTAGGAATACCTTGCCATGTCAATTTACGCCCAAAACCACCAACTTCTAGACTATACTTGAACATTTTGGCTTCATTGTCCTCGCCCATAAATCGTAGAAAGGCCATGTAAACTGGTGTCATACCAAGTGAAAATGCCTCAAAGTGCAAGCAGAACTGTTTTCCATAACAGTCGAAAACCTGCATTGTGTAAAAGATGTCATTGTGCAATCTGGGAGTCGTAACATAGAAATGTAAGGCTTTTATAATGACTCAGGCTCAACTATCAAGGTATTGTCGCTCCGACCTAGCCTTTGAGGCCTCAGTGTTTTGTCCCCTTGGAAGTTAACGCAAAGGGTGCCTCAACTGTTAAATTCCTAAACTCACCCTTTTTAGGCTCCTAACTTTTCCCTCTCATTCCAATGTGGAATTTGCCTAAGGCAAGCTTCACAAATCACAACGGACCCCCTCGAGTTCAACCATTAGCACTCCTTTGGGCTGTTATATATAGTCTTTCTTTAAACACGAATACAAACATTCACCAACAAATCCATAAAAAGAGAAATAGTCTATTTTCCCCTGAGAGAAGTacaaaatccccccccccccccccaatcaaaaaaaaaaaaaaaacaccctTCAAAATCTTTTTTGACAAAGAAGCTAGTATTTTGAACATTATCAGTTGGAGAACAAGGCATTTGATGCATTAAAACAGCATTTACCACTAACTGTTAAAAGTAGCAGAGACTTACTGTGAGCATCCATATTGCATTGTCAACTTCCTCTGGATTTGATTTGACATATCGATGATTGAAGGTACATCCAGTATGCATGTCAACCTTGTGGTCCTCCTTAAGATGTAACATGAGTGTTGGAATGTCCCCTTTTATGGAGCACTCTGATCCAGCATATGGACAATGGTAAGGCCGAAATTTACAACGTTGTTCATGTTTAAGCTTCCGATAGTAGGGTAATATTTTGTGACAGCCAAGATTTTGATGTCTGCAGGGCAATTCCAATGATTCTGCCACTTTCTCCAAGGCTAAACACCTTATGTTTCCAAGTTCAACTTGGCAAGTAGGGCAGAAATTATGTGCTCCAGTCTTGCAGTTGGTGCATAGCGTATGGCCATTTGGACACTACATGGATTATATAATATGAGATACAAAGATTGGAATACAAAATACAAGTGCTTATCTATCAGCAAATAAAGCTATATTTATAGGTCTTCTACAAGCAATCTGTTGTAGAAGTAAGAAACTTCCTCATTATAGGTGATATCTAGAGTTTGTTCAACAGTTACAACATGTTTAGAGCTTATGTCTATACCAGTAGTAAAATACTCCCTTGTGAACTTATTCGCTTTTGGTCCTTGCCAAAAAAGAATGACCATTTTtcatatttggaaataatttacctttatggaataatttatagtcacacaaaatatatgtgccttatTTTTATTACTTCTTAAACTCTGTACCTAGTCAAGTAGGTTACATAAATTGAACAGAAGGAGTATATATGTTTGTCAGTTGGAAATTCAACAAAGAAACAGAGTTTCAAAATTTACCGCTTCCGCACTCAGGTGGATACTTTGGAAAGAAAGAAATTGGAGAAATCTTGCAAATTCTTATTTTAGCCACATATAAACACTCTTTTGTATGCTCTTGGATTACACTTAGTATCCTACTTGTATATGGAGACAGGATTTCAAGTTTATGATTCGGGATTCTAATCGTTTTAAGTTAGtggattttaaattaataatttaaatatgtttcaatgaattttttaagacaaatacaaaGTTGGAACCAAAGCTACTAAGTTCGGCCGAACCCGCTCCCCGtactctagctccgcccctgaCTGTATAGATGACCGGGTTCTGTACAGCTATAGTATCTTAATGTGATGTGTTAACCCCAGAATATCCATACTATGCCACAACTATTGTTATAAACCTAATGTGCAGTTTCATAGTGTAACTTCAAATTGTTAGGTGTTTGCTATaattttcttatcatatttgattttcttatttgttgaaggaaagagcaatataattaccttaattgggttttcctttttgtagaaggaaattataattctcctatacttggctagtctttttcttgtaggaaaaggtttggagttctataaattgaagattcgtccttctcattcagtagcatccacaatgtagtcataggggcttgagagtagtatttagggggagaactttacgggacaagtgttagtgtgtcacttgtgtttgcctcttcgtgaggttgttctctcgatattttgtactctctttttatatagtggattgctcatctccgcggtggacgtaggttaattgaccgaaccacgttaaatgtttgtgtctcttttggtatatttctcctttgttgtatgatttatcgtcgttcaaggtttgctttgctagcttccgcatgacacctgctTTTTAcggtcctaacaagtggtattagagcgaggttcaagacaggttcatcttggcgggttcagttctagccgcaacatatttgacgataatcgtgatttttgtctgagaaatttgacgggtgtgctacgcacgttgagacaaactttgtggtggagatttggagatgcaaCCTGTTGAAGGCTTTGTGAAGAAGATGGATCAAATTTATTTTGTCAAAAAATTCCGGCCAAGGGAGAGAATTGTTAGGTGcttgccataattttcttaccatatttgatttttctatttgttgaaggaaagggcaatataattaccttaattgggttttcctttttgtagaaggaaattataattctcctatacttggctagtactttttcttgtaggaaaaggtttggagttctataaattgaagatccgtccttctcattcagtagcatccacaatgtagctataggggcttgagagtagtatttagggggagaactttacgggacaagtgttagtgtgtcacttgtgtttgcctcttcgtaaggttgttctctcgatattttgtactctctttttatatagtggattgctcatcttcgcggtggacgtaggtcagttgaccgaaccacgttaaatgtttgtgtctcttttggtatatttctcctttgttgtatgatttatcgtcattcaaggtttgctttgctagcttccgcatgacacctgctTTTTACGGTCCTAACACAAATTGCAACCCAAATTTTTCTAGGGGAAGTCAGCAAAAGCAACCCCTTGTAAGTTACTATGTTGAGTCATTCATCTGCCTAAGCCTTGGTCGACAAAGTCACCCGGCAACTGTACAGGTGTGAGACTAGACGTTAAAACAGTCTAGGTGTGCGCAAGTTAGTCCAGACACAACCgttataagaaaagaaaagaacaaccACATAAAGAGTACTAACCTGGTAAACTGGAGGATACAAGGACCTTGTGCAGATTGGGCACTCAAGCAACTCATGAACACCATGAATTGAAGACTTTCGAAACTTTTCACCTAGAAATGTGATACTTTTCTCTAGCTGTGTATTTGTTGTGTCACAACTTGTAAAATTTGGCCATGTTTCTATAATTTCCTTGCGACTAGCACCACCTCCAGGAGCCATTCTAAACTTGGATGATATACTTGTATTTGCACTACTTAAATAGCCAAAGATTAAACACTGTAAGTTGCTGACTTGGTGAGTCTAGTCTCTGGTCTCTATAGACACAGTTGAAAGACTAGAAAATCAAAGGGAGGAAGCAACGTTAAAATTACGCTAAGAATACCATATATACTGGTGCAAGTTCAGATGCCCATTTTGACTTAGTTTTTTTGTGGAAAAGACAAAAAGAGAGAAACAGTGAACCAGTAATTATTGAGTGGGGACTTTAGTCTGCTATTTTTTTAATTAGCTCGACATGTAATTTCTCATCCTTCTTGTTTTTTCTCATTTGGGTAGATGAGGTAGGTACAACTTTGAACTAATTTAGACCAAATAGATTCTTTCAACAACCTAATCACAAAATAAAAAATGAGCTTTTTAGATTATTGATTATCCCAAACTCAaagaaacaacaaatgaccaaacACAAACTCCAAAGTATACAACAACACACCCAGTATTATTCCATACCATAAGGTCTGGAGAggataatgtgtacgcagaccttacccctatcttgtGAGGACCGAGAGACAAACTCCAAAGTATATTAGCTCAAAAAGTATTTTAGATGCATTCATCTGTATACACTTAATACCTCCACTCGGCAAAAAATGTTTTCAGAATAAGAAGACTTGAACCAGGCCTAAGGAGGCAAAATTTAATGTTGTAGAGTAAATTATTTAGCAGCCGGATTcagaatttgaagtttatgaaTTCCTATAGGCCATAACGATCTTAAGTTAATATACAATAATTACTGGATTTACAGTCAAATATATATAAACATTTAATGGATTTCTTAATATATATACAAGGTTTGAGCAAAAAAAGCTATTGGGTTAATATTAACCCATAAGTTACTAGCTACATCCGCTTCTGCTCTCTGCTTGCTACCTCCACCAAGCGCAGGTTTCGGTGTACTTTGAAAATGCTgatttcttatgattttaaacTACTTTATTAACTGCTAGACCACACGTTTGAgtgcatttttttttcttttctttttttaatttttatttcttttttgatcTATGAAGTAAGAACATCAGAACTCCATACTTGTTGGGTACCACAAAAACTATAATAATAAAACTGTCATATAAAGACATATACTATATTCACACAGAGACAATTCAATGAATTGATAGCCCAACCAGCAATCATCAGGACCA from Nicotiana sylvestris chromosome 12, ASM39365v2, whole genome shotgun sequence encodes the following:
- the LOC104218766 gene encoding probable protein kinase At2g41970 isoform X2, with the protein product MSCCGGGEEDVYSGGPPSNQNTAPPGAGNPYGGASDRGEPRGGAKTGTAQKVLPIEIPVVPLDELNKLTGNFGQKALIGEGSYGRVFFAKLSYGQQAAIKKLDTSSSSEPDSDFTAQLSMVSRLKHEHFATLMGYCLEANNRILVYEFAAMGSLHDVLHGRKGVQGAEPGPVLTWNQRVKIAYGAAKGLEYLHEKVQPPIVHRDVRSSNVLLFDDFTAKIADFNLTNQSSDTAARLHSTRVLGTFGYHAPEYAMTGQITQKSDVYSFGVVLLELLTGRKPVDHTMPKGQQSLVTWATPRLSEDKVKQCVDPKLNNDYPAKAIAKVFLLIFASIT
- the LOC104218766 gene encoding probable protein kinase At2g41970 isoform X1; translation: MSCCGGGEEDVYSGGPPSNQNTAPPGAGNPYGGASDRGEPRGGAKTGTAQKVLPIEIPVVPLDELNKLTGNFGQKALIGEGSYGRVFFAKLSYGQQAAIKKLDTSSSSEPDSDFTAQLSMVSRLKHEHFATLMGYCLEANNRILVYEFAAMGSLHDVLHGRKGVQGAEPGPVLTWNQRVKIAYGAAKGLEYLHEKVQPPIVHRDVRSSNVLLFDDFTAKIADFNLTNQSSDTAARLHSTRVLGTFGYHAPEYAMTGQITQKSDVYSFGVVLLELLTGRKPVDHTMPKGQQSLVTWATPRLSEDKVKQCVDPKLNNDYPAKAIAKMAAVAALCVQYEADFRPNMTIVVKALQPLLNAKPAGPESNT
- the LOC104218765 gene encoding E3 ubiquitin-protein ligase SINAT2-like encodes the protein MAPGGGASRKEIIETWPNFTSCDTTNTQLEKSITFLGEKFRKSSIHGVHELLECPICTRSLYPPVYQCPNGHTLCTNCKTGAHNFCPTCQVELGNIRCLALEKVAESLELPCRHQNLGCHKILPYYRKLKHEQRCKFRPYHCPYAGSECSIKGDIPTLMLHLKEDHKVDMHTGCTFNHRYVKSNPEEVDNAIWMLTVFDCYGKQFCLHFEAFSLGMTPVYMAFLRFMGEDNEAKMFKYSLEVGGFGRKLTWQGIPRSIRDSHRKVRDCQDGLIIPRSLALFFSGGNNGQELTLKVTGRIWKEH